A single region of the Massilia sp. erpn genome encodes:
- the rpoB gene encoding DNA-directed RNA polymerase subunit beta translates to MHYSFTEKKRIRKSFAKRANVHNVPFLLATQLESYENFLQEHTAPSTRKNEGLQSAFSSIFPIVSHNGFARLEFLSYVLGDPAFDVKECQLRGLTFASPLRAKVRLVILDKESPTKPVVKEMKEQEVYMGELPLMTTTGSFVINGTERVIVSQLHRSPGVFFEHDRGKTHSSGKLLFSARIIPYRGSWLDFEFDPKDVLYFRVDRRRKMPVTILLKAIGMTPEQILANFFVFDNFNLRSEGAEMEFVSERLRGEVARFDIVDPKSGKTLVMKDKRINAKHVRDIEAAGIAHISVPEDYLLGRVLAKNIVDPETGEVVASANDELTEEVLNRLRDANISAIQTLYTNDLDQGAYISQTLRIDDTADQTAARVAIYRMMRPGEPPTEESVEALFNGLFYSADRYDLSAVGRMKFNRRIGRDELTGAMTLSNEDVLAVIKILVELRNGRGEVDDIDHLGNRRVRCVGELAENQFRAGLVRVERAVKERLGQAEADNLMPHDLINSKPISAAIREFFGSSQLSQFMDQTNPLSEITHKRRVSALGPGGLTRERAGFEVRDVHPTHYGRVCPIETPEGPNIGLINSLALYARLNEYGFLETPYRKVENSMVTDKIDYLSAIEEGRYIIAQANATINNEGKLSDELVSAREAGETILVSPERIQYMDVAPGQIVSVAASLIPFLEHDDANRALMGANMQRQAVPCLRPEKALVGTGIERTVAVDSGTTVQALRGGVVDYIDAGRVVIRVNDEEAQAGEVGVDIYNLIKYTRSNQNTNINQRPIVKVGDRVAKGDVIADGASTDLGELALGQNMTVAFMPWNGLNFEDSILISENVVKDDRYTSIHIEELSVVARDTKLGAEEITRDISNLAENQLARLDESGIVYIGAEVQAGDTLVGKVTPKGETQLTPEEKLLRAIFGEKASDVKDTSLRVPSGMVGTVIDVQVFTREGIPRDKRAQQIIDDELKRFRLDLNDQMRIVEGDAFQRLEKMLIGKVVNGGPKKLAKGAKITKEYLDDLDKYHWFDIRPAEDDAATALEAIKESINEKRHQFDLAFEEKRKKLTQGDELQPGVQKMVKVYLAVKRRLQSGDKMAGRHGNKGVVSRIVPVEDMPYMADGTPADVVLNPLGVPSRMNVGQILETHLGWAAKGLGIRIGEMLQAQIKVEEMRKYLTTVYNESGKKEEIANFSDDEIMGLAHNLKKGVPFATPVFDGAHEEEIRRMLDLAYPDEIASKLGMTPSKNQVTMYDGRTGEAFERKVTVGVMHMLKLHHLVDDKMHARSTGPYSLVTQQPLGGKAQFGGQRFGEMEVWALEAYGASYVLQEMLTVKSDDVNGRTKVYENLVKGDHVIDAGMPESFNVLLKEIRSLGIDMDLERS, encoded by the coding sequence ATGCACTACTCATTTACTGAGAAGAAACGCATTCGCAAATCATTCGCGAAACGCGCCAACGTCCACAACGTTCCGTTCCTGCTGGCGACCCAGCTCGAGTCTTACGAAAACTTCTTGCAGGAGCACACCGCTCCCTCGACGCGCAAGAATGAAGGCCTGCAGTCGGCCTTCTCCTCCATCTTCCCCATCGTATCGCACAATGGCTTCGCGCGTCTGGAGTTCCTCTCCTACGTGCTGGGCGATCCGGCCTTCGACGTCAAGGAATGCCAGCTGCGCGGCCTGACCTTCGCTTCGCCGCTGCGCGCCAAGGTGCGTCTGGTGATCCTGGACAAGGAATCGCCGACCAAGCCGGTGGTCAAGGAGATGAAGGAACAGGAAGTGTATATGGGCGAACTGCCGCTGATGACGACGACCGGTTCGTTCGTCATCAACGGCACCGAGCGCGTCATCGTTTCGCAGCTGCATCGCTCCCCTGGCGTGTTCTTCGAGCACGACCGCGGCAAGACCCACTCCTCGGGCAAGCTGCTGTTCTCGGCCCGCATCATCCCTTACCGCGGCTCCTGGCTGGACTTCGAGTTCGACCCGAAAGACGTGCTGTACTTCCGCGTCGACCGCCGCCGCAAGATGCCGGTCACCATCCTGCTGAAGGCCATCGGCATGACGCCGGAGCAGATCCTGGCCAACTTCTTCGTCTTCGACAACTTCAACCTGCGTTCGGAAGGCGCGGAGATGGAGTTCGTGTCCGAACGCCTGCGCGGTGAAGTCGCGCGCTTCGACATCGTTGATCCGAAGTCGGGCAAGACCCTGGTCATGAAAGACAAGCGCATCAATGCCAAGCATGTGCGCGACATCGAAGCGGCCGGCATCGCCCACATCTCGGTGCCGGAAGACTATCTGCTGGGCCGCGTGCTGGCGAAAAACATTGTCGATCCGGAAACCGGCGAAGTGGTGGCCTCGGCCAACGACGAGCTGACCGAAGAGGTGCTGAACCGCCTGCGCGACGCCAATATCAGCGCGATCCAGACCCTGTACACCAACGACCTGGACCAGGGCGCCTACATCTCGCAAACCCTGCGCATCGACGACACCGCCGACCAGACCGCCGCGCGCGTGGCGATCTACCGCATGATGCGTCCTGGCGAACCGCCAACCGAAGAGTCGGTGGAAGCCCTGTTCAACGGCCTGTTCTACAGCGCCGACCGGTACGACCTGTCGGCCGTGGGCCGCATGAAATTCAACCGCCGCATCGGCCGCGATGAACTGACCGGCGCCATGACGCTGTCGAACGAAGACGTGCTGGCCGTGATCAAGATCTTGGTCGAGCTGCGCAATGGCCGCGGCGAAGTCGACGATATCGACCACTTGGGCAACCGCCGCGTGCGTTGCGTGGGCGAGCTGGCCGAGAACCAGTTCCGCGCCGGCCTGGTGCGCGTCGAGCGCGCCGTCAAGGAGCGTCTGGGCCAAGCCGAAGCCGACAACCTGATGCCGCACGACCTGATCAACTCCAAGCCGATTTCGGCCGCCATCCGCGAGTTCTTCGGTTCGTCCCAGCTGTCGCAGTTCATGGACCAGACCAACCCGCTGTCGGAAATCACCCACAAGCGCCGCGTCTCGGCCCTGGGCCCAGGCGGTCTGACCCGCGAACGCGCCGGCTTCGAGGTGCGCGACGTGCACCCGACCCACTACGGCCGCGTGTGCCCGATCGAAACCCCTGAGGGTCCGAACATCGGTCTGATCAACTCGCTGGCACTGTATGCCCGCCTGAACGAGTACGGCTTCCTCGAGACCCCGTACCGCAAGGTCGAGAACAGCATGGTGACCGACAAGATCGATTACCTGTCCGCCATCGAAGAAGGCCGCTACATCATCGCCCAGGCGAATGCGACCATCAATAACGAAGGCAAGCTGAGCGACGAACTGGTGTCGGCCCGTGAAGCCGGCGAGACCATCCTGGTGTCGCCTGAGCGCATCCAGTACATGGACGTGGCCCCAGGCCAGATCGTGTCCGTGGCAGCTTCGCTGATTCCATTCCTGGAACACGATGACGCGAACCGTGCATTGATGGGCGCCAACATGCAGCGCCAGGCCGTGCCTTGCCTGCGTCCGGAAAAAGCCCTGGTCGGTACCGGCATCGAGCGCACCGTGGCGGTCGACTCCGGCACCACCGTGCAAGCCCTGCGTGGCGGCGTGGTCGATTACATCGACGCCGGCCGCGTGGTGATCCGCGTCAACGACGAAGAGGCGCAAGCCGGCGAAGTCGGCGTGGACATCTACAACCTGATCAAGTACACCCGTTCCAACCAGAACACCAATATCAACCAGCGTCCGATCGTCAAAGTGGGCGACCGCGTGGCCAAGGGCGACGTGATCGCCGACGGCGCATCGACCGACCTGGGCGAACTGGCACTGGGCCAGAACATGACCGTGGCCTTCATGCCATGGAATGGTCTGAACTTCGAGGATTCGATCCTGATCTCGGAAAACGTCGTGAAAGACGACCGCTACACCTCGATCCACATCGAGGAACTGTCGGTGGTGGCGCGCGACACCAAGCTGGGCGCGGAAGAAATCACGCGCGACATCTCGAACCTGGCGGAAAACCAGCTGGCGCGTCTGGATGAAAGCGGTATCGTCTACATCGGCGCCGAAGTGCAGGCCGGCGACACCCTGGTCGGTAAAGTGACGCCGAAGGGCGAAACCCAGCTGACCCCGGAAGAGAAGCTGCTGCGCGCCATCTTCGGCGAAAAAGCCTCGGACGTGAAAGACACCTCGCTGCGCGTGCCGTCGGGCATGGTCGGCACCGTGATCGACGTGCAGGTGTTCACCCGCGAAGGCATCCCGCGCGACAAGCGCGCCCAGCAGATCATCGACGACGAGCTGAAGCGCTTCCGCCTGGACTTGAACGACCAGATGCGTATCGTCGAGGGCGACGCCTTCCAGCGTCTGGAAAAAATGCTGATCGGTAAAGTCGTGAACGGCGGTCCGAAGAAGCTGGCCAAGGGCGCCAAGATCACCAAGGAGTACCTGGACGATCTGGACAAATACCACTGGTTCGACATCCGTCCGGCCGAGGACGATGCCGCCACCGCCCTGGAAGCGATCAAGGAATCGATCAACGAGAAGCGCCACCAGTTCGACCTGGCCTTCGAAGAGAAGCGCAAGAAACTGACCCAGGGCGACGAGCTGCAGCCTGGCGTGCAGAAAATGGTCAAGGTCTACCTGGCCGTGAAACGCCGCCTGCAGTCGGGCGACAAGATGGCGGGCCGCCACGGTAACAAGGGTGTGGTCTCGCGCATCGTGCCGGTGGAAGACATGCCGTACATGGCTGACGGCACGCCGGCCGACGTGGTGCTGAACCCGCTGGGCGTGCCATCGCGTATGAACGTGGGTCAGATCCTGGAAACCCACTTGGGCTGGGCGGCCAAAGGCCTGGGCATCCGTATCGGCGAGATGCTGCAAGCGCAGATCAAGGTCGAAGAGATGCGCAAATACCTGACCACCGTGTACAACGAGTCGGGCAAGAAGGAAGAGATCGCCAACTTCAGCGACGACGAGATCATGGGCCTGGCGCACAACCTGAAAAAAGGTGTGCCGTTCGCGACCCCGGTGTTCGACGGCGCGCACGAAGAGGAAATCCGCCGCATGCTGGACCTGGCGTACCCGGACGAGATCGCAAGCAAGCTGGGCATGACCCCGTCCAAGAATCAGGTCACCATGTACGACGGCCGCACCGGCGAAGCGTTCGAGCGCAAAGTCACCGTGGGCGTGATGCACATGCTGAAACTGCACCACTTGGTCGACGACAAGATGCACGCCCGTTCCACCGGTCCTTACTCGCTGGTGACGCAGCAGCCGCTGGGTGGTAAAGCCCAGTTCGGTGGCCAGCGCTTCGGTGAGATGGAGGTGTGGGCGCTGGAAGCTTACGGCGCGTCCTACGTGCTGCAAGAGATGCTGACCGTGAAGTCCGACGACGTGAACGGCCGTACCAAAGTGTACGAGAACCTGGTCAAGGGCGATCACGTGATCGACGCCGGCATGCCGGAATCGTTCAACGTGCTGCTGAAAGAGATCCGTTCCCTGGGTATCGATATGGACCTGGAACGCAGCTAA
- the rplL gene encoding 50S ribosomal protein L7/L12, whose protein sequence is MAISKDDILNAVSEMSVMDLNELVKAFEEKFGVSAAAMAAPAAAGGAAAAAAEEQTEFNLVLSEVGANKVGVIKAVREITGLGLKEAKDLVDGAPKTVKEALSKADAEAGKKKLEEAGAKADLK, encoded by the coding sequence ATGGCAATTAGCAAAGACGATATCCTGAACGCAGTGAGCGAAATGTCCGTGATGGACCTGAACGAACTGGTCAAGGCCTTCGAAGAAAAATTCGGCGTGTCCGCTGCTGCAATGGCTGCTCCAGCTGCCGCTGGTGGCGCCGCTGCCGCTGCTGCTGAAGAGCAAACCGAGTTCAACCTGGTGCTGTCCGAAGTCGGCGCGAACAAAGTGGGCGTGATTAAAGCTGTCCGCGAAATCACCGGTCTGGGCCTGAAAGAAGCCAAAGATCTGGTTGACGGCGCACCGAAGACCGTGAAAGAAGCCCTGTCGAAAGCTGACGCTGAAGCCGGCAAGAAAAAGCTGGAAGAAGCTGGCGCCAAGGCCGACCTGAAGTAA
- the rplJ gene encoding 50S ribosomal protein L10 gives MGLNLNDKKAVVAEVSAKVATAQTIVVAEYRGIQVGHLTQLRAKARTQGVYLRVLKNTLARRSVEGTQFAALADEMTGPLIYSISDDAVAAAKVINDFAKTNDKLVIKAGNFAGKQLDKAAVAALASIPSREVLISQLLGVMLAPVSGFARGLAALAAKKETEAA, from the coding sequence GTGGGTCTCAATCTGAATGACAAAAAGGCCGTTGTCGCCGAAGTTTCCGCAAAAGTAGCAACTGCGCAAACGATCGTCGTGGCCGAGTACCGTGGCATCCAGGTTGGTCACTTGACGCAACTCCGTGCTAAAGCGCGTACCCAAGGCGTGTACCTGCGTGTTCTGAAGAACACCCTGGCCCGCCGCTCCGTGGAAGGTACGCAGTTCGCCGCCCTGGCCGATGAAATGACCGGTCCGCTGATCTATTCGATCTCGGATGACGCCGTTGCAGCAGCGAAAGTCATCAATGACTTCGCCAAAACCAACGACAAACTGGTGATCAAGGCTGGTAACTTCGCAGGCAAGCAGCTGGATAAAGCCGCTGTTGCCGCGCTGGCGAGCATTCCTAGCCGTGAAGTCCTCATCTCGCAGCTGTTGGGCGTTATGCTGGCTCCGGTGTCGGGCTTTGCACGTGGTCTGGCTGCTCTGGCAGCCAAGAAAGAAACCGAAGCCGCTTAA
- the rplA gene encoding 50S ribosomal protein L1 produces the protein MAKLSKRAQAIKAKVDRTKVYAFDNAVALVKELATAKFNESIDVSVQLGVDPKKSDQVVRGSVVLPAGTGKTVRVAVFASGDKAEAAKAAGADVVGMEDLAEQVKAGNMPFDIVIASPDTMRIVGTLGQILGPRGLMPNPKVGTVTPDVATAVKNAKAGQVQYRTDKAGIIHATIGRKSFSDADLKSNLLALIDALNKAKPASSKGVYLRKVAISSTMGAGVRVDHAGLAA, from the coding sequence ATGGCAAAACTGTCCAAACGCGCTCAAGCCATCAAGGCTAAAGTAGACCGTACCAAAGTGTACGCTTTCGACAACGCTGTTGCTCTGGTTAAAGAACTGGCAACCGCCAAGTTCAACGAATCGATCGACGTGTCCGTGCAACTGGGCGTGGATCCGAAGAAATCGGACCAAGTCGTGCGTGGTTCCGTCGTGCTGCCAGCTGGCACCGGCAAAACCGTTCGCGTGGCCGTGTTCGCTTCGGGCGACAAGGCTGAGGCAGCGAAAGCCGCCGGCGCCGACGTGGTCGGCATGGAAGACCTGGCTGAGCAAGTCAAAGCCGGCAACATGCCTTTCGACATCGTCATCGCTTCGCCTGACACCATGCGTATCGTCGGTACCCTGGGCCAGATCCTGGGCCCACGCGGCCTGATGCCAAACCCGAAAGTCGGCACCGTGACGCCTGACGTGGCAACCGCCGTGAAAAACGCGAAAGCCGGTCAAGTGCAGTACCGTACCGACAAGGCCGGTATCATCCACGCCACCATCGGCCGTAAATCGTTCAGCGATGCAGACCTGAAGAGCAATCTGCTGGCCCTGATCGACGCCCTGAACAAGGCAAAACCAGCCTCGTCGAAAGGCGTGTACCTGCGCAAAGTGGCGATCTCGTCCACGATGGGCGCGGGCGTGCGCGTCGACCACGCTGGTCTGGCTGCCTAA
- the rplK gene encoding 50S ribosomal protein L11 — protein MAKKIIGFIKLQVPAGKANPSPPIGPALGQRGLNIMEFCKAFNAQTQGLEPGMPIPVVITAFADKSFTFVMKTPPATYLIKKHSGVQKGSPKPHTDKVGKLTRAQAEEIAKLKTPDLTAADMEAAVRTIAGSARSMGITVEGI, from the coding sequence ATGGCAAAGAAAATCATTGGCTTTATCAAGCTGCAAGTGCCAGCTGGTAAGGCAAACCCATCCCCTCCAATCGGTCCTGCGCTGGGTCAGCGCGGCCTGAACATCATGGAATTCTGCAAAGCCTTCAACGCCCAAACCCAGGGTCTGGAGCCAGGCATGCCGATTCCCGTGGTGATCACCGCTTTCGCCGACAAGTCCTTCACCTTCGTGATGAAGACCCCGCCGGCAACCTACCTGATCAAGAAGCACTCCGGCGTGCAAAAAGGTTCGCCTAAGCCACATACCGACAAGGTTGGCAAGCTGACCCGCGCACAAGCGGAAGAAATCGCTAAACTGAAAACCCCAGATCTGACCGCTGCCGATATGGAAGCTGCAGTGCGCACCATCGCTGGTTCCGCACGTTCGATGGGCATCACGGTAGAGGGCATCTAA
- the nusG gene encoding transcription termination/antitermination protein NusG, producing MSENVQDEVPGSVPAQDAGAALSVPVSNKRWYVVHAYSGMEKSVQRALTERVERAGMQDQFGQILVPTEEVVEVKNGQKSVTERRFFPGYVLVEMEMTDETWHLVKNTSKVTGFIGGKSNKPTPIPAREIEKIMHQMQEGVEKPRPKVLYEVGEQVRIKDGPFTDFNGNVEEVNYEKSKVRVSVTIFGRATPVELEFGQVEKV from the coding sequence ATGAGCGAAAATGTGCAAGACGAAGTGCCGGGCAGCGTCCCGGCACAAGATGCTGGCGCGGCGCTCAGCGTGCCTGTCAGCAATAAGCGCTGGTATGTGGTGCATGCCTACTCCGGTATGGAAAAGAGCGTGCAGCGCGCGCTGACCGAGCGCGTGGAACGCGCCGGCATGCAAGACCAGTTCGGCCAGATCCTGGTGCCGACCGAAGAAGTGGTCGAAGTCAAGAACGGCCAAAAATCGGTGACCGAGCGCCGTTTCTTCCCTGGCTATGTGCTGGTGGAAATGGAAATGACCGACGAAACCTGGCACTTGGTGAAAAATACCAGCAAGGTGACCGGCTTCATCGGCGGCAAATCGAATAAGCCGACCCCGATTCCGGCGCGCGAGATCGAAAAGATCATGCACCAGATGCAGGAAGGCGTGGAGAAGCCACGGCCGAAAGTGCTGTACGAAGTGGGCGAGCAAGTCCGCATCAAGGATGGCCCGTTCACCGACTTCAACGGCAATGTCGAAGAAGTCAACTACGAGAAATCCAAGGTGCGCGTCTCCGTCACCATCTTCGGCCGCGCAACGCCGGTCGAACTCGAGTTCGGCCAGGTCGAGAAAGTATAA
- the secE gene encoding preprotein translocase subunit SecE: MSNQSVQTVSTSNDKFKVVLAVVAAIAGVVGFFYLAGQPTLVRAAALVVGLLISAGIAYTSATGRDFLNFAKEAVRETKKVVWPTRKEATQITMIVFAFVLVMAVFLWGTDKLLEFLLYDVILGWKQ, translated from the coding sequence ATGTCTAATCAATCCGTGCAAACCGTTAGCACGTCAAACGACAAGTTCAAAGTCGTGCTGGCAGTGGTTGCAGCGATTGCGGGCGTAGTCGGGTTCTTTTACCTGGCAGGTCAACCAACCCTGGTGCGGGCAGCTGCGCTTGTGGTTGGTTTGCTTATTTCCGCTGGCATCGCGTACACCTCCGCCACCGGCCGAGATTTTCTGAATTTCGCCAAGGAAGCCGTCCGCGAAACCAAGAAAGTTGTTTGGCCGACGCGCAAAGAAGCCACGCAAATCACGATGATCGTGTTTGCCTTCGTCCTCGTGATGGCTGTGTTCCTGTGGGGCACGGATAAGCTGCTGGAATTCCTGTTGTACGACGTCATCCTGGGTTGGAAACAATAA
- the tuf gene encoding elongation factor Tu, with amino-acid sequence MAKEKFERTKPHVNVGTIGHVDHGKTTLTAAIATVLSKKFGGEAKAYDQIDAAPEEKARGITINTAHVEYETSGRHYAHVDCPGHADYIKNMITGAAQMDGAILVCSAADGPMPQTREHILLARQVGVPYIIVFLNKCDLVDDAELLELVEMEVRELLSKYEFPGDDLPIVKGSARMALDGDTGPLGEQAIMQLADALDTYIPTPERAVDGAFLMPVEDVFSISGRGTVVTGRVERGIIKVGEEIEIVGITDTVKTTCTGVEMFRKLLDQGQAGDNVGLLLRGTKREDVQRGQVLAKPGSIKPHNHFTGEIYVLSKDEGGRHTPFFNNYRPQFYFRTTDVTGSIELPADKEMVMPGDNVSITVKLINPIAMEEGLRFAIREGGRTVGAGVVAKIIA; translated from the coding sequence ATGGCAAAAGAGAAATTCGAGCGGACCAAGCCGCACGTCAACGTCGGCACCATCGGTCACGTTGACCACGGCAAGACCACCCTGACCGCTGCAATCGCAACCGTTCTGTCGAAGAAATTCGGCGGCGAAGCTAAAGCTTACGACCAGATCGACGCTGCTCCAGAAGAAAAAGCACGCGGCATCACCATCAACACCGCGCACGTTGAGTACGAAACCTCTGGCCGTCACTACGCTCACGTTGACTGCCCAGGCCACGCCGACTACATCAAAAACATGATTACCGGTGCAGCGCAGATGGACGGCGCGATCCTGGTGTGCTCCGCTGCTGACGGCCCAATGCCACAGACCCGCGAGCACATCCTGCTGGCCCGTCAGGTTGGCGTGCCTTACATCATCGTGTTCCTGAACAAATGCGACCTGGTGGATGACGCCGAGCTGCTGGAGCTGGTGGAAATGGAAGTGCGCGAGCTGCTCTCCAAATACGAGTTCCCAGGCGACGACCTGCCGATCGTTAAAGGTTCGGCCCGTATGGCGCTGGACGGCGACACCGGCCCGCTGGGCGAGCAGGCCATCATGCAACTGGCTGATGCCCTGGACACCTACATCCCAACGCCAGAGCGCGCTGTGGACGGCGCCTTCCTGATGCCAGTGGAAGACGTGTTCTCGATCTCCGGCCGCGGCACCGTGGTGACCGGTCGTGTTGAGCGCGGCATCATCAAGGTCGGCGAAGAGATCGAAATCGTTGGTATCACCGACACCGTGAAAACCACCTGCACCGGCGTGGAAATGTTCCGCAAGCTGCTGGACCAAGGTCAAGCGGGCGACAACGTGGGCCTGCTGCTGCGCGGTACCAAGCGCGAAGACGTGCAACGTGGTCAAGTTCTGGCGAAACCAGGCTCGATCAAGCCGCACAACCACTTCACCGGCGAGATCTATGTGCTGTCGAAAGACGAAGGTGGCCGTCACACCCCGTTCTTCAACAACTACCGTCCACAGTTCTACTTCCGTACCACCGACGTAACCGGTTCGATCGAGCTGCCAGCCGATAAAGAAATGGTTATGCCAGGCGACAACGTGTCGATCACCGTCAAGCTGATCAACCCGATCGCTATGGAAGAAGGTCTGCGCTTCGCTATCCGCGAAGGCGGCCGTACCGTCGGCGCCGGCGTGGTTGCAAAAATCATTGCTTAA